A single Salmo trutta chromosome 14, fSalTru1.1, whole genome shotgun sequence DNA region contains:
- the LOC115207545 gene encoding serine/threonine-protein phosphatase 4 regulatory subunit 2-B isoform X1 produces the protein MMEINSLQEALKDFDKKGTQEVAPLLDQFLCHVAKTGETMVQWSQFKSYFLFKLEKVMDDFIASAPDQRGVANPNVESIPFEDMKERILKIVNGYNGIPFTIQRLCELLTEPKRNYTGTEKFLRGVEKNVMVVSCVHPTSEKNGCSGVNRINGVMLPGNSSAFTESLLLFSCRKVNGPGTPRPLNRPKLSLASSLATNGLPDSTENKDPTTEQGHDTHSSEVSASDTLGSSVKNKHYDDQEVMEAEQHEVKRLKFNKDEEEEQEVDTLSSCHADSLSEETESMAQEKEEKEDDEEDSEAASTAGTCEDQEPSSTQSEPSAGPGADKQVEEEVPCGSQEEGNDMDQSEQQATAGVLKNPEARDSDEGSDPVSSSSASSCNSAENESREEAAPAPSSSTPEPAAEGAMESGSQDTGTSEEPMEQD, from the exons ATGATGGAAATAAACTCACTCCAAGAGGCGCTCAAAG ACTTTGACAAGAAAGGGACGCAAGAAGTGGCTCCCCTGCTGGATCAGTTTCTGTGTCATGTTGCCAAGACTGGAGAAACCAT GGTTCAGTGGTCCCAGTTTAAAAGCTATTTCCTCTTCAAACTGGAGAAGGTGATGGATGACTTCATAGCCTCAGCACCCGATCAAAGGGGGGTAGCCAATCCCAATGTGGAGTCCATTCCATTTGAGGACATGAAGGAGAGGATACTGAAGATTGTGAATGGATACAATGG AATTCCATTTACGATCCAGCGTTTGTGTGAGCTGCTTACAGAACCCAAAAGGAATTACACAGGAACAGAGAAATTCCTCAGAGGTGTTGAGAAG AATGTGATGGTGGTCAGCTGTGTGCATCCTACCTCAGA GAAAAACGGATGCAGTGGTGTGAATAGAATTAATGGTGTTATGTTGCCTGGAAACTCATCTGCTTTTACAGAGAG TCTCTTACTATTTTCTTGCAGGAAAGTTAATGGCCCAGGGACCCCCAGGCCGCTGAACAGACCAAAACTCTCTCTAGCCAGCTCACTAGCGACAAACGGACTACCGGACAGTACAGAAAACAAAGACCCTACCACAGAGCAGGGACATGACACACATTCCAG TGAGGTGTCAGCATCGGATACCCTAGGGAGCTCTGTGAAGAACAAGCACTATGACGACCAGGAGGTTATGGAGGCGGAGCAGCACGAGGTGAAGAGGCTCAAGTTCAacaaagatgaagaggaggagcaggaggtggACACCCTCAGCTCCTGCCATGCTGACAGCTTGTCGGAAGAGACGGAGTCCATGGcccaggagaaggaggagaaggaggacgaCGAGGAGGACAGTGAGGCTGCCAGTACTGCTGGGACTTGTGAAGACCAAG AGCCATCGAGCACACAGTCAGAGCCATCAGCAGGGCCCGGGGCAGATAagcaggtagaggaggaggtaccTTGTGGCTCCCAAGAGGAAGGTAATGACATGGACCAGTCAGAACAGCAGGCCACTGCTGGCGTCCTGAAGAACCCTGAGGCCCGGGACAGCGATGAGGGCAGTGACCCAGTCAGCAGCAGTAGCGCCAGCAGCTGTAACAGTGCGGAGAATGAATCCAGGGAAGAGGCAGCCCCTGCTCCCTCCAGCAGTACTCCTGAGCCAGCTGCAGAGGGTGCCATGGAGAGTGGTAGCCAGGACACTGGGACCAGTGAAGAGCCCATGGAGCAGGACTAA
- the LOC115207545 gene encoding serine/threonine-protein phosphatase 4 regulatory subunit 2-B isoform X2 produces the protein MMEINSLQEALKDFDKKGTQEVAPLLDQFLCHVAKTGETMVQWSQFKSYFLFKLEKVMDDFIASAPDQRGVANPNVESIPFEDMKERILKIVNGYNGIPFTIQRLCELLTEPKRNYTGTEKFLRGVEKNVMVVSCVHPTSEKNGCSGVNRINGVMLPGNSSAFTERKVNGPGTPRPLNRPKLSLASSLATNGLPDSTENKDPTTEQGHDTHSSEVSASDTLGSSVKNKHYDDQEVMEAEQHEVKRLKFNKDEEEEQEVDTLSSCHADSLSEETESMAQEKEEKEDDEEDSEAASTAGTCEDQEPSSTQSEPSAGPGADKQVEEEVPCGSQEEGNDMDQSEQQATAGVLKNPEARDSDEGSDPVSSSSASSCNSAENESREEAAPAPSSSTPEPAAEGAMESGSQDTGTSEEPMEQD, from the exons ATGATGGAAATAAACTCACTCCAAGAGGCGCTCAAAG ACTTTGACAAGAAAGGGACGCAAGAAGTGGCTCCCCTGCTGGATCAGTTTCTGTGTCATGTTGCCAAGACTGGAGAAACCAT GGTTCAGTGGTCCCAGTTTAAAAGCTATTTCCTCTTCAAACTGGAGAAGGTGATGGATGACTTCATAGCCTCAGCACCCGATCAAAGGGGGGTAGCCAATCCCAATGTGGAGTCCATTCCATTTGAGGACATGAAGGAGAGGATACTGAAGATTGTGAATGGATACAATGG AATTCCATTTACGATCCAGCGTTTGTGTGAGCTGCTTACAGAACCCAAAAGGAATTACACAGGAACAGAGAAATTCCTCAGAGGTGTTGAGAAG AATGTGATGGTGGTCAGCTGTGTGCATCCTACCTCAGA GAAAAACGGATGCAGTGGTGTGAATAGAATTAATGGTGTTATGTTGCCTGGAAACTCATCTGCTTTTACAGAGAG GAAAGTTAATGGCCCAGGGACCCCCAGGCCGCTGAACAGACCAAAACTCTCTCTAGCCAGCTCACTAGCGACAAACGGACTACCGGACAGTACAGAAAACAAAGACCCTACCACAGAGCAGGGACATGACACACATTCCAG TGAGGTGTCAGCATCGGATACCCTAGGGAGCTCTGTGAAGAACAAGCACTATGACGACCAGGAGGTTATGGAGGCGGAGCAGCACGAGGTGAAGAGGCTCAAGTTCAacaaagatgaagaggaggagcaggaggtggACACCCTCAGCTCCTGCCATGCTGACAGCTTGTCGGAAGAGACGGAGTCCATGGcccaggagaaggaggagaaggaggacgaCGAGGAGGACAGTGAGGCTGCCAGTACTGCTGGGACTTGTGAAGACCAAG AGCCATCGAGCACACAGTCAGAGCCATCAGCAGGGCCCGGGGCAGATAagcaggtagaggaggaggtaccTTGTGGCTCCCAAGAGGAAGGTAATGACATGGACCAGTCAGAACAGCAGGCCACTGCTGGCGTCCTGAAGAACCCTGAGGCCCGGGACAGCGATGAGGGCAGTGACCCAGTCAGCAGCAGTAGCGCCAGCAGCTGTAACAGTGCGGAGAATGAATCCAGGGAAGAGGCAGCCCCTGCTCCCTCCAGCAGTACTCCTGAGCCAGCTGCAGAGGGTGCCATGGAGAGTGGTAGCCAGGACACTGGGACCAGTGAAGAGCCCATGGAGCAGGACTAA